In Ascaphus truei isolate aAscTru1 chromosome 2, aAscTru1.hap1, whole genome shotgun sequence, the genomic stretch GCAGCTGTGCTGCCTATCCTCTCTGTAAAAATGTGTAGCTAGAGTTTGCTGTGTGCTTAACCATGTTCTGAACCCCTGTGGTCACGGTTAACATAAGGGGCATATACAGATAGCAGCGTAATGCTGATATAGCAGTGGTAGTAGCAGATGTAAAATACTACCTGCGTGTCAGCTGTTTGCCCAATAAGACAATGTTGCACACAGGAGTGAATCCCGCTCCTAGTACCTTCAATAAGTATCGCAAAGGAGTGCTTGGTTAGCTATAAGACTATACTGATGGCGTTCCGAGCCATTCACCTCAATATCGCAACCATTATTTTATATTTGAGTCCACCACTAGTAAAGTAAGGTAAAGCTGACACTGACACAGGTTTAGAAAGCCCcgtcgacgatcgtttcgcgtttGCCGCTTTGTCAAGACTCCTGGGCTTTTTTGGTTAAATCAGCATTCattattttgtaataaaattgAATAatgttttctgtcttttgttttaAAAGTAGACGGGCCCAATAAGGAGCAAAAGTGGAGCCGTGATGCTGCTGGATACTGTTTAATTCCATATGGATCAGAAATTATAAAAGCTAATAAGAACTCGAGAGGTAAAAAAGAGTCTAGAGGAAGCCTCTGTATTCAACTAAACCCCAACCAGATGGGATCCCGTGGGCTGGGAAGATTAATTGAATTTGGCACAAGATCCAACCAAAAACTTCTAGTGCATCAGCAATCTCACACAGACGAGAGGTCTTCTGCTCATACTGAGTCTGGGAAACAAGCTACAGTCAGGGGAACTTTAAAGACCCAGTTAAGGGCACCTGAGATACAAAAGTTGCACTCTTgtacagaaaagaaaatattCACTTCCACGCACCATTTAAAAAATCACATCAGGTCTCCTACAAAAAGAAAGCTGCAGGTCGCCATGAAGATCACTAAAGGTTTTTTACACGGTGGAAACCCGAAAACCCTTCAGAAAACTCACCCAAAGAAAAAGCTGGTAAGAAGTGCAAAACGCAATGTGTTTCTAAAATCCCACCGGAGTGTGAAGCCTTTTGTCTGTTCTGAGTGTGGTAAATCCTTCGACATGAAGGAAAAGCTTCATTCACACCAGCGGGTTCACACTGGGGTGAAGCCTTATATCTGTGCTGAGTGTGGGAAGAGCTTCTCCCACCGGGCAAACCTCCATCAACATTGTCATCGCCACACTGGGAAAAAGCCTTGTGTCTGTAAAGAGTGTGGCAAAAGCTTCTCAATGAATTATGAACTCAAAAGACACCAACGGATCCACACTGGGGAGAAACCTTTTGTTTGTACGGAGTGTGGGAGACGGTTCAATAAAAGGGTGAACCTCCAAACACACCATCTgtctcacacaggggagaaaccttttacctgtacagagtgtggaaaagGCTTCCAGCTAAAGGTGCACCTCACATTACATCAGCGAGCCCACACTGGGGTTAAACCTTTTGCTTGTACGGAATGTGGGAGCCGGTTCAGTCACAAGCACCGTCTCCGCCAGCATCAGttaattcacacaggagagaggccTTTTGTCTGTACCGAGTGTGGGAAAAGCTACAGACAGAAGAGGAGCCTCAATTCTCACTATCTAATTCACACTGGGGACACACCGTTtgcatgtacagagtgtgggaaaaccTTCCTGTCAAAGAATATGCTCAGTGCACATCAGCTAACACACACTGGGGTGAAGCCTTTTGCCTGTAATGAGTGTGGGAAATGCTTTTTAATGAAGGGGAACCTACATACTCACCAGCGGCTTCACACTGGGGAAAAGCCATTTTCCTGTTCACACTGCGGGAAACGGTTTAGTAAGGAGAACTCTCTCTCTAATCATGAAAGGATTCACACTGGGGAGAAGCCTTTTGCCTGTACAGAATGTGGCAAATGTTTCCGTTTGAAGGACATGCTTTGTATACATCAACGTATCcacacaggagagaaaccttTTGAGTGCAAGGACTGTGGGAAATGCTATAAGAATAATAGTCATCTTTGGAGACATAAGTTTATACACAGAGATTAGTGTTTTATCTGCCCTTGAATGATAAAGCTTCATAAAGAGAATTTTCCCTGAAATATTACTATTTGTTGCTTCTTTTTCTTCTAATTGTGTTTAGTGTGTAGTTGTTCTATGTACTTTGTGATTGTTTATCTTCAGTATAGTCGAATCATCTCAGATACAAGTGTATCTATATCAGGGAATAGAACATTGCATTTTAATCGTTTAATGTATAGTGGGAGTCGTCAGATGCTCAGGATTGTTCTCAAAATAGGTTTTTCTTTTTCAACAAATAAAAGTTTAGGCAAAAGTAACATCCCACAAACCGTCATCTTTATGGGGAGTTTACCCAATGTCTGGGAGGTTTGTTGAGAAAAAACAGGCACTTCCTCTAACCACATTATCAGTATTACAGTAACATTGAATAATTAAGCCCAGTTTGGCACGCTGCATCCtgagacacaacatgtcacatAGGTTACTGTAGCACATCAAACACAAGTAACCCCATAATAGAAACAATGGAGGGACTGTGTGTAGTTTATTCCATAGAAGTCAAATAATAATGTAATACAGAAGAATAAGTCTGCAACTAATTACACCAAAGTAGGACGTTTTTAGCCTTATAGTTTTGTTTCCTGTGGAAGCCAATCACATTTGGGTAAGTTCCTCCTTCCATCTGGGGTGAGGACAAGAATTGATGTTGATGTTGTACACTCCCTGATTTTATCATGCTTGCAAACTGTGAATAAAATAACAACCAACAGTCAGTGATACTTCATATaaataagacaaaacaaaattaCTGTAAAAACATCTGGAACAAAAATGCTGCCAATGAAGattataaataaatttaaatatctTCCATGGCAACAATTATATTTTGATGTCTTGGAACAAACCTCCTTATTTTCAGAATAGTATTGGCATCATCGGGGTCTTAGAACTAGAACTCTGcccctgtcctcctctcttgagctaCATGCCCTTCTGACCCCAGACCTTGGTTAAACTGTAATACACATGCACTGCTCCAACACTCGCTGCTTCTAGAGCAAATCTCATACTCTTactgacttccttcactacacatttATCCTATTCTGTTtaatctctgctctctccctgacCAAATAAATCTacctttcttcactaatcaacacacaagtctaacccatgccacaCCAGGACTTTACTATTTCAAGACTAAGGTGGATTCCGTTGGTCAAGGCATCCCCTCTGTATGCTCATATTTTACACTTCTTCCTAACCCTTCTAAGGAGGAAGTGTTATTGTTGCTCTCCTCTACCACTCGCCCTCttgactccattccctcccatctcccgaAAGCTTAGTTCCACTCTAATCCAAACACAATTTCAACTCATCCCTCAGCTCTGGTACATTTCCCACCTCCTTCAAgaaccctcattctctcccatgtccattactgtaacctcctgctgtccggccttcctacctctcgcCTGTATCCCCTACAATCTGgtctaaatgctgctgctagaatcactctactctttcctaaatctgtctcagcgtctcccctgctaaaATTCCTctactggcttcctatcaaatatcgtatcacacactcaattctcctcccttttaaaactttacactcttctgctgttccttacatctcaaccctaatttctcgccatacaccatcccgactcttgcgttctgctcaaggatgttgtaacgggagttatccctgttcaggtaatgtgcctctaatccagcagtgtggtggttaactgctggaagtcaattatccaacaccacctgcctgattagcttctaagaaaagcctgtcttttggtGTACTACCCCTATCCGCTCTGCAGATCCACCCAGCACTCAAAGACGAGTGCTATAAAGTcgttgtgacgggagctttgtgacaggctattaataatacaccaccaagaaTATAACtcggttgaactggacgaggcttagatatgataaaatataatttattccttgaaaaaggtgaacacacgagatatacaaataacagacaaaatatggacacttacttaaagttggaatGATGAAATAATCAGGAAATCCTgattagcagttcatacagcaatcttgaaaatcacaacaCACGAAGACATGAAgaacaatagccataggctgagcctggttcttatacaattatttcccattgaacacaacctaaacccagcccctctcataaatcagtggtgaggttgacagttttcctcagagtaaaactcctcccacccaaggacatttaaaaactgcttttcctatataaataacttcataacttcagttcagtagtacttactggcacgtgaaacatattaatacattccggcacgcatgacgctcccaataagactaaatattacagtgtaatactaaaattaagagagatattaatatctgtctcttagtaccggctaaacatcaggtgtctgtaatcgttagttgcggctcggtcccccatttacacatatgtaactcttagcatgttcagccgaggacatctcataatattcttatatttaataaggtcactcattctgagatctccttgcgtaactgcacccctggcccccatcaataaatcctttgaagcagggactcctgtgtagagaacatttgtcaccggtgctatatttcacacccaatgcccctgCCCGgatcctagctgtctctaccagccagatgtgttaacatacaccaaagcccctctgtaccttttcacacgcaacttcaatcaagccttttgaagcccagatatttctgaaaagacaccacgcatcctaatgtattttcctaaactgcagctcattaaccccttaagccccagtgtgtgtgtggtgcagacactggcccagaaacaatacatttatacagggggataaacagttggatggctgaagcaaggcaaaaacacattactggaccccagtccagttaaccccttgcttcccaggtgagagtagagggtggccaaatggggtgtaacccctttaatcccgggccaaatcctctcttcATGACAGTCGTGGCACAAGAGGAGTATGGTGAGATCTTCAATCATGAGAGAGGGTTGATCGAGatcccaccagggggagtgagtcACATAACAGCAGTGGTCAAGTACCTAGAACGCGACGAAGCAGATCAATACTTCTCTCTAGTGGCCACACACGCAGAAGACCTCAAGAGTGCGTACAAGATGATACCTGAAATACACGTGTGGAAATCCTCTATTCCAAGAAAATCACGGTGTCCATCCAAAACATTTCACCGCACCGGTGCCGATTGAAGTCGGTCAGAGACTGGGTAGGATATACCCGGTCACCACCGTAGAAACTATAGCACACGTAAATGCAGCTTCTGCGCGAGATGAGCCTGTTGGGCTACAGTTTCATTTTGGGGAATCGACCCTGTCAGAAGACTGGAAGAGACGGCTAAGTGCCTAGCTGGAGGAACGCCGAAAAGTGTTCTCCACTAGATGGACGTGGGCTGCAGCAAGAACGCCAGCACACGATTCGACTGAATGATACCACGCCATTCCGGGAGCAGTCCAGGCGTATAGCCCCCAGAGATATGGAGGACGTGAGAAATGTCCTAAATGAGATGGACAGACAAATAAAGtgaatgctgcacaccttaaataaagagaatataaatgatacaattaccggtgctcctgtgttGAACGAAAGCCTGTATCCAGTCCTGAATCAGTgatagaaggaacacagggcacaacggatttgaaatccaaactcatttattgagccaaacacacaacgtttcgaccgtcaAGGTCTTTATCaaatgccactatgtcacttctATCACTAAATGAGATGGAGACAGCAGGCGTAGTGACTGAATCCCGAAGTCCCTACGCCTCTCCGATTATTGTGGTATGAAAGAAAAATGGGTCAGTTCGCCTGTGCGTTAACTACTGAATCCTGAACAGGCGTACCATACCTGATCAGTACACTCTGCCGTGGATAGAGGAGATCCTCAATGCTCTGacgggaagccagtggttcagcgtgctggagcTGAGATCTGGCTACTACCAGATACCCATGAGCtttgaagaccaggagaagatggTGTTCGTCTGCCCCCTTGGGTTCTATCAGTTTACCCGAATGCTCCAAGGCATTTGTGGGGCTCCAGCGACTTTCCAGcagctgatggagaagaccaCTGGGGATATGAACCCTCGCGAGTGCCTGGTCTATCTCGATGACATAATCATGTTCGGAAGAACTCTCGAAGAGCACGAGGAACTTCTCCTGAAGGTGTTAGATCTGAAGATATCCCTGGACAAGTGCCGATTCTGCCGAACATCTGTCACCTATGTGGGTCACATAATGTCTGCAGATGGAGTGGCTACCGACCCCGCCAAGGTCAAAGCCGTGGTGAACTGCCATAGACCAGACAACGTGATGGAGTTGCAATCCTTCCTAGGGTTCTGTGGATACTACCACTGCTTCATACAAGGATACTCCAGTAAAACCAAGGTACTCAATAGTCTACTAAAGGTTTACTTGGAGGAACCTCGGCAGAAAGCTACTTCCCCACGAACACCCTTCGGTGACAAGTGGACATCTGCCTGCGAAAGGGCCTTCACCGGACTTAAGAAAAGCCTGACGCTGATTCCAGAGAAaccatacgtcctgcatgtggatgcagGGCTGGGAGCTGTGCAACACCAGAAGTATCCTACAGGCCTTCGCCCAGTGCCGTATGTAAGCTGAAGCCTAACTCCCAGCGAGCAGAACTATCCggttcacaaattggagttcctcgccctcaaatgggcagTAGTCGACCAACTCCATGACTACCTACAGTATACGGAGTCTCCTTCGAAGTAAGAACGGACAACAACCGTTGACATATATCCTAACATCAGCCAAACTGGATGCCACTGGCCACACGTGGTTAGCGGCCCTCTCAAATTATTAAAtcaccttgaaatacaagccagggcctctaaacataggagccgatgctctatccaGGAGACCTGGGCTGAGGATGACGGTccctgggaagaaatccctgggcCTATGATGAGGGTGATGTGCTCCACTGCTGCAATCGTAGAAGACAAAGTCGCGTTCTCCGAGTTGAGAGTAGCTGATTCCTTGGGATGCCGACCACAGGCCCTCCCCGCAGCCAACTGCCACCCAGACGGCCTGGAAATCCTTTCCGAACACACTCCTGTCGTGGAAAGAGATAGTACAGGAGCAGATATGTGATCCAGTGGCTAACGCTATCCGCGAGGCCCTACATCAGAATAATCCCTCTCTGGTGAAACGGGCCCCCACTGACATTGTTGCAATCTTCATGAGAGagtgggacaaatttgaaatagaaCGTGGCCTTCTCTATCGGGTCATCCCctaccacaatcatcctgacaGACGACAGCTGGTTCTGCTCCGAAGCATGCAGTACCATGTCTTACGGTCCTTGCACGATGACCACGGACacctgggggtggataagacctttgGGTTAGTAAGGGAccgattcttctggcccaagatgcgggagtCTGTAGAACGGCTCTGCCGGAAATGCCTAAGGTGCATTCAAAGAAAGACACTGTCCACCCGTGCAGCCCCAATGAGCCATCTCAAAAGCTCTAGCCCGatggacctagtctgcatggactttttGTGTATCGAACCAGACTCAAGAGGCATCGGCAATGTGCTGGTAGTGACAAATCACTATACCCGCTACTCTCAAGTGTTCCTGACAAAGGACCAGAAAGCTCTCAGAGTcgccaaagtactgtgggagaagtatttcatacACTACGGTCTGCCGAATCGCATGCACTCCAACCAGGAACTGGACTTCGAGAGCAAGTTCATCAAGGAGCTTCTCACTCTACTAAATATAAAGAAATCTAGAACCACTCCATATCATCCAGAGGTAGACGCTCTCCCCGAAAGGTTCAACCGCACACTGTTAGACATGTCAGGCACCTTATAGGGCTCTCAAAATGGCAAATGGAGCAAGCACGTTGAAGCACTGGTGCACGCATACAATTGCACCCGGCATGAATCTACGGGGTAAACACCGTACTTCATGATGTTCTGGCGAGAGGCACGGCTGCCTGTAGACATCCATCtcagggtatctaccgatggggtacccaacacGGCTCACTACTGCTCTGTGACGAGACTTCAGGACAGCCTGCACTGGGCATACCTGTTGGCGGAAAGGTCCACAGCACAACTGAATGCGCAGAACAAACGaaggtatgaccacaaggtcagaTATCTGGAACTTCATCCTGGGGATGTTGTTCTCCTATGCAATTTAGGGATCCAcagcaaacacaagctggccgatcgctggagagagggacCCTTCAAAGTAGAGTCGCAGATTCCGGGCCACCCTGTCTATCGCAAACGTGACgtgaatggcagggtaaaggtctgtCACAGAAACCATTTGTTGCTCATTCCACAAGTTTGAGACAATAACTCTGAACCAGAGACTGTAGTACCAAACAGAGAGTCCGAAGAGTCTGCAGAGACTCCAACTTCAGTAACCGAGACCAATCGTGATCCTTTGGAGGAAACCTGCACCAATTTCAACCGGAGACTGGtgagcacctcccgaaggagcaccgGGTAATGGGCCTGCGCTTCAAGTACCCTCACGCCTGCACTTCAAGTACCCTCACCAGCAGCTTCAACAAGTCGCCCACTCAATCCCAGAAGTCCAAGGTTTGTGCCAAGTAGAGACAATGTTCACTAAAGTAGAGACTTTGTTCACTCAAGCAGAGACTTTGTTCATCCAAATTCACCCATTATGAGAGAGTCGGGGCCTCAAGCCCACGATCACCTCTCCAAAGACGAAGCTACCGAGACagagactcgcaggagtcaaAGAGTGAGGCGCCCTCCCACTGAGTGGCTTACGAtcattaggggcaccccactatgagtctcagcagccagCTAAAGAAAAGATGGCCTCTGTTATTAACATGTTTACAGAGTTGTATAACATTATTTAAAATTATGCATGTGCTAAGTTGTATATGTATACTCTGCATTTTAATTATATAAAACATGTTTGTGTTACGTTGTTCCCAAGAGGGGACATTGGagcctccaccagggggaggaagtagccgtgcccctccctgctccccctcacctccgatgtgggcgggggaagggggaggctctTGCAGCTACGGGCACGCTTCAGAAAGGTGTCAGGTGCCGCCGGAATGGCAGGCGGAACCGGAACAAGTATTGCTGATAGAGGAGGTAGTGGAGGGGCGACTGGGTCGTCGGTGTCCCGCGGTGGatggagagggcgccgccatctttacacaattgcgcatgcgcaggacccgGCGCATGCACGGAAGGGAGCAGTTGCGGTGGCGATGGGATACAGGTTCTGAAGGGGAACTACATATCCCAGGATCCCCTGGAGCGCCCGATCACATGGGCAaggttagccaatagggctgtagtatgGTACTGTGAGGGATTAGCGCGTGTTGGGAGCCACGCAGTTCAGTTGAAGCCAGGACAgacaaggggaaggtagggtctgagtgtcagtagcactcagactaggccagagaattgctttaggtcccagataggccccaatcaCGTGTAtcttgtggctgcttcagggaaggcccttagatagggaaacttccccattttactgtagtgtcagggacacagtgaagacgccgcgcggtgatcgcggcctgtgGTTTGGGACAAGACCACCACAGTGTTAtcaaagactcttaaaggtgagacacaACCGGAGTCCACCCAATGCAGAGGCGGATGCCATCGCGGATGCCCATGtcgctggatcagacggatcctcgttgctaagtcggccgcaccgagtactggagtaaTCGGTAGGTACCTTGTAACAGGGGAgctatccctgttcaggtaatgtgcctctaatccagcagtgtggtggttaactgctggtagtcaattaacaaacaccacctgcctgattagattgcttagaaaagcctgtcttttgagaaagGAAGTGAGAcaccttagctcacacctgagctgaacttggagacagggcagagattccctagtccacaactgggctgaaccaaggaaggacagatgtcttgagcgacaagctgaccacaagacaaaggggacaagattttaACCTGGAGCCTaatatttcctgtgcacacaagggtgcggttccaagagagcagagaagcttcccctacagcagcccagctaacagataagactttcaattataagactttttatatctgttaatttcatgctatatgtttggcgctaggagacatgcttatctaaagggagttgtggattgcatagtatttcactagaaatactcccaagtgaattgaagctttgtttaccccttgtttggatggtttcctgatgttaaggaaacgggcgcaataaaagccttatttaatttcaccataaccagtctcccttgcatacctctgtgagcgtccgcctacatacctcaacaaaagtgcaccaacagttcacgtgATAgcactactccctacacttttgggaGTAGGGGGATGGGGTCCCTGTGAGGACATGGGAGTTTCCTCCAGAGGGAGAGcatagccaggactggtttctggctaccagtctgccctcactggcagtaagtcctggtaagaacaggcctgccagtagttaacatggggtttccccactctCAGCAGTACTCTTgtggacaggggaggaggtggaactaggcctgggttctacccaatcctgggtcaggCCTGGTGtcctcctcctagctgtacttaatGGGGGTTGCAgcccaaatttagtcagtgcctctccccacttgagagagacaggtcacacacaggttgccaGAATTCTGGCCTTCTCTGTTTctcttcccctcgggggagagtgagtgtgtacctttcccctgatcctgatagagggtcagggaagagcaaggactgctgcgggggcccttgacccgtagtgaagatctagggaccatcctacagctgggtaACCGAGCcagagactgcattgggcagaagcccACCATGACTGTACTGCTGGACAGAATAAATCGTTCCTGTTATCTATACCTCCTACAAGTGGATAGAGGATTGGTTGAAACAGCATACTCCAGCGGAAAGCACCAATCAACTCACCAGGTaagtgtaaaaataaaaaatgtttattgactactgcaccgacacactttattcgagcaaatacccagtatgtacctggcagatacctggaatgcgccgctcctcacctctgacaagccccgttgcgtttgccttcccagcctgggttcatgcctggctgacgggcggctgatctgttaaatgataatgattaggatttaataggctgcaatgcttcgcgtgtctaccagatggcataaattcatgaattgtaatgcagtatatatatatatatatactgtgcagtattgcagccagcgggaataaaatgcttcaatccctgcctggaaaataacccaatgcactcgggcagaaaacagtcacaaacctcaatacacccgggtatacccgaattcttgggactagccgagctcgaataaagtgtgtcgccagtgtacatgataaaaaacaaaaaaacactaaaGACAGGACAGGACAATTCTCCcgcgcgtttcaggctatgcagccctttctcaaggagtattctgtttcaatcaatcctcTATCCACTTGTATCGGCTGACTGATTGGAGTGACGCACAGCTGCAGCGCAGGTACACCGCTCTGGATCCACGAACAGCATCATGGGAGAACGCCGACAGATGACGGGCACCTCCACGTGTAGCAGAGAGACCTGAGCAACAATCTGAGCGTTCCCGGACGGACTGAAACTTTTTGGGCATTACAATTTGCTTCAGCACTCGGGATCTCTACAGCTTCATTACAAGGGAAAAGGCATTTATCCTAATGCCTCTGCTAATTTTGGGACATAGAAAAGACGGACCGAGAACAACACTGTGGACCGGGGAGGCAGAGGTACAGTAACTGTTTATTCACTGCTTTACACTCCCCTACCAGTTCTCTTCATAGTATCCATCTTCCCTCATCCAGTCATTCCTTCTCAGATCATCTCCGTGAATCCAGCGCTTTATTAGTTCTCTTACCTGCTACAATACTGCAGATGGTAATTCCAGACATTATTGTATATGGACATTATTTTTGGAACTTTGTGCTGTTTTCTCTTGGTTCCCATATTTGCTATTTTTTGAGCTAGGAGTAGTTTCATTCCCTCACAACAAtatctatacctcctgcctggtgtgtaattTTTCCTGGGGGAGAGGGACTTGTGTTCTACCATAGGAGAtagcctccatacatctggagcctgcggcagatgtaGGCGCTGTAACACTAGAGACCAAtgtggggtatgtaccccagaacatgtcctgtgtccccacaaacatcaGCGTACAACTCAGTTCTCCTGTGAatcaacaggtagcatgcaccacacatgcTGTAATAGCAGAATCTCCCTTCGGGTGGGAGAAACACGGTTACATATGTAACGGGGTACACCCTGGTTACTATTCTATCCAATGGACTGGCAATAAACTCTGGTATTtacaggtttgccagtagttatcatggagttttccccttcacctttggtactgcacttgagtgacagcagagggtggcacatcctgttgtagctgggacaacggggtgcccgccttctggctgtacttaagggcaggaccgccctaaatttaggGTCGTTGTCATTCCCTCTGAGGAAACCAGGTTACACagctgggagcctgagatttgggccttcccatgtgctcttccctgtggggaggagtgagtgtgattatacctctgcctctgctagggaggtggggaagagctaggatggctgtgggtgcccttggcctgtagtgacggtccagggaccgtCTCTAGTGACAGCTGCGAGTAAAGAAACTGTAACCGGCAGAAGActgcggagtgtgtgtgtattactgcaaagactgtagtaataaactgttcctgtttgcaatatacctccggcctggtgtgtgatctaactgggggagaggtacaagttctaccgtgggagatcacctccatatccctggagcctacggcagatggaggcgctgcactgctaagtattacgtggggtatgaaccccagaagcctgttcctgtgtcccaaagtcatcgcggatGACTCaaccctcttgttaccagcaggtatgcaccaaatacacccagtaatggcccctatctgcgattgggaggtggggggggaaacccgttacacatgtaacggattttctg encodes the following:
- the LOC142488344 gene encoding uncharacterized protein LOC142488344 isoform X2, yielding MDRGKFSLRTGGGALSCKVTDSRLLSSPVVILERLQSNPGKKDLSNGDLQGTGGGKTIQLQIKDEPNKEQKLSRDAAGYCLIPYGSKIAKTNKNLRVDGPNKEQKWSRDAAGYCLIPYGSEIIKANKNSRGKKESRGSLCIQLNPNQMGSRGLGRLIEFGTRSNQKLLVHQQSHTDERSSAHTESGKQATVRGTLKTQLRAPEIQKLHSCTEKKIFTSTHHLKNHIRSPTKRKLQVAMKITKGFLHGGNPKTLQKTHPKKKLVRSAKRNVFLKSHRSVKPFVCSECGKSFDMKEKLHSHQRVHTGVKPYICAECGKSFSHRANLHQHCHRHTGKKPCVCKECGKSFSMNYELKRHQRIHTGEKPFVCTECGRRFNKRVNLQTHHLSHTGEKPFTCTECGKGFQLKVHLTLHQRAHTGVKPFACTECGSRFSHKHRLRQHQLIHTGERPFVCTECGKSYRQKRSLNSHYLIHTGDTPFACTECGKTFLSKNMLSAHQLTHTGVKPFACNECGKCFLMKGNLHTHQRLHTGEKPFSCSHCGKRFSKENSLSNHERIHTGEKPFACTECGKCFRLKDMLCIHQRIHTGEKPFECKDCGKCYKNNSHLWRHKFIHRD